The following coding sequences lie in one Candidatus Sulfotelmatobacter sp. genomic window:
- a CDS encoding BamA/TamA family outer membrane protein: protein MRRPVGTFALLALLAGSALAPHATAATRLDYRGRVLPAGQVQALAAPWLRSPRDSAAAAQTLGAIVARLEDLGYLQARARGWRDSLSGDRLILDVREGARFRLREVTVHGASSEDSASLRSALDLEPGGWASPRAVDDAIAAALREIADHGYPYAELSVSGWDADSTGVRLSLEAVRGPQVSIAHVQIDGLQVTRPDFARRAMGRLVGLPYQRSTAEAARDRLQQLGLFRQVEYLGLQGDGDWRYGRLVYRVEEPHYNQFEGAVGVQGAAGTAGLARLDLGNLLGTGRELGLHWESRGRGLAQFDARYLEPLLLGWPLQLEGAVSQQLQDTLYTRTRWGARAGYMLSAQERIELAYDAEQVVQPAGDVQSAWIQNTTFSLQRSTLNDPLSPRRGTFTRISAAQIFKRETLRPSGTGTAHESAVEGRLGLNHPLRGATGLSLELSLAGRFSSESVIPIYEKYPLGGAASLRGYDEQQFMVDRYALSRAEWRWFLGGRGQRLALFWDHAFMQTSALDPLGVAHLQSAQRDGVGFGLRLEAAGGLVGVDYGLEPGRPALEGKIHLQLVTTF from the coding sequence ATGAGGCGGCCGGTTGGAACCTTCGCCCTGTTGGCGCTGCTCGCCGGTTCGGCGCTCGCCCCCCACGCGACCGCCGCAACTCGTCTCGACTACCGCGGGCGGGTGCTGCCCGCCGGCCAGGTCCAGGCGCTGGCGGCGCCCTGGCTGCGTTCACCGCGCGACAGCGCCGCCGCCGCGCAGACCCTGGGCGCGATCGTGGCGCGGCTCGAGGATCTCGGCTACCTGCAGGCCCGCGCGCGTGGCTGGCGCGATTCGCTGTCGGGCGATCGGCTGATCCTCGACGTGCGCGAGGGCGCGCGCTTCCGGCTGCGCGAAGTCACGGTCCACGGCGCGTCGTCGGAGGACTCGGCGTCGCTGCGCTCGGCGCTCGATCTCGAGCCCGGCGGGTGGGCTTCGCCGCGCGCGGTGGACGACGCGATCGCCGCGGCGCTGCGCGAGATCGCGGATCACGGCTATCCCTACGCCGAGCTGTCGGTGAGCGGCTGGGACGCCGATTCGACCGGAGTTCGTCTCTCGCTCGAGGCGGTGCGGGGGCCGCAGGTCTCGATCGCGCACGTGCAGATCGACGGGCTTCAGGTGACGCGCCCGGATTTCGCGCGGCGCGCGATGGGGCGGCTGGTGGGACTCCCGTACCAGCGGTCCACCGCCGAAGCGGCGCGCGACCGGCTCCAGCAGCTCGGATTGTTCCGCCAGGTGGAATACCTCGGACTCCAGGGCGACGGCGACTGGCGATACGGCCGGCTGGTCTACCGCGTCGAGGAGCCGCACTACAATCAGTTCGAAGGCGCGGTCGGAGTGCAAGGCGCGGCCGGCACCGCCGGCCTCGCCCGGCTCGACCTCGGCAACCTGCTCGGCACCGGTCGCGAGCTGGGACTCCACTGGGAGTCGCGCGGGCGCGGGCTCGCGCAGTTCGACGCGCGCTATCTCGAGCCGCTGCTCCTCGGCTGGCCGCTCCAGCTCGAGGGCGCCGTCAGCCAGCAGCTGCAGGACACCCTGTACACGCGCACGCGCTGGGGAGCTCGCGCCGGATACATGCTCTCGGCCCAGGAGCGGATCGAGCTGGCCTACGACGCCGAACAGGTGGTTCAGCCCGCGGGCGACGTCCAGTCGGCATGGATCCAGAACACGACCTTCAGCCTGCAGCGCTCGACGCTCAACGACCCGCTCTCGCCGCGCCGCGGCACCTTCACGCGCATCTCGGCGGCCCAGATCTTCAAGCGCGAGACGCTGAGACCGAGCGGCACCGGCACCGCGCACGAGAGCGCGGTCGAGGGGCGACTGGGCCTCAATCATCCGTTGCGCGGCGCGACGGGATTGTCCCTCGAGCTATCGCTGGCGGGGCGGTTCAGCTCGGAGTCGGTGATCCCGATCTACGAGAAGTATCCGCTGGGCGGCGCCGCCAGCCTGCGCGGCTACGACGAGCAGCAGTTCATGGTGGATCGTTACGCGCTGTCGCGCGCCGAATGGCGCTGGTTCCTCGGCGGACGCGGGCAGCGCCTGGCGTTGTTCTGGGACCACGCCTTCATGCAGACCAGCGCGCTCGATCCGCTGGGCGTTGCGCACCTGCAGTCGGCGCAGCGAGACGGCGTCGGCTTCGGCCTGCGGCTCGAAGCGGCCGGAGGGCTGGTCGGCGTAGACTACGGCCTCGAGCCGGGACGGCCGGCCCTCGAAGGCAAGATCCACCTGCAGCTCGTCACCACTTTCTGA
- a CDS encoding FG-GAP-like repeat-containing protein encodes MRGLKRFVLAAALGLLAAPSVRADQPLTIRRWTPGDPRVPRALDQRARESESALLKRSHAVPHVISEPGVDWSPFASRRLGWRPPAAMMRDIRKTGASPSASRAALGPPDTLTVAVIRIDFLHDRGGAASTGDGRFNLDPADTINNPVDRPPHNRTFYRKHLEALSRYYDVMTYGRVVVRGEVWPRSENLAYSVTDMADFGPWTFSQAIEAAAVHMFRTFLFAADSQAHAMNDTIPWNSIDRVILIHAGSDLQSDVKQDSKEDIPSFTLGVVDTDVVVFPDSSNRFHPVTRASFVPETENQDGYFGAINGVIAHESGHNFFGFVDLYNVDTGFPAVGFWSLMDSGNLVGALVKQADGEEIFATGMLPPSIDPFHRFFASDVVDYTEAPYGAPDSLMDSERHPDFRRITLSSDEFLVLENRHQAYAYSDTVHFDIDDTTGVVLGPKFPDRYEYDALAPGGGILVWHFDDSVITFENSLRPNPDFGINTNPNRLGVGVVEADGLADIGDPGSPFIFGSYRDPYYVGNNVLLDDNTAPNLRPHIGTRPHLRVTVSDTLLATMRFRTDRTWQLPGWPVQFPGHEFPIGGPQLLAVDADGDGKLEVCWAGADSISPDSTSLFALRADGTPLGTSPVFASLDRRPYPVMAAIPTGGPNPEQGPALFAATTIADGPGPSAAGGQLWVVDHFGLTSGSNWPVAPANSRLSTPPVFVGAYPNAQVLVGARDGYVYAYNLDGTLWGRGDVPLSAPVAGRLAATIGPQGDWVVSAGDSAGAVAVYQLTAAGSPGTGSVTRVQGWPVQVAARAEFTPDFLWLDLDGAGGASGDPSGCGAGSPELIVHDADRLWGYCLLGRALPGWGRSFGDTLSPGLGAGDPDGDGLPEVLIQTQSSKIAFVNLTGAPSPGWPKPGSPEGVLEDDTLLTGKHENHRFPSLSPPLAIDLDGNGRPSVVALNTSGVIAALRADGHTPDGWPLASGSGVAGAPLAADLDRDGHLDLVAPDRFGTLYAYTLPVAPSAGPADAWTMLGGDPERTCRLPAARTSVALAPAAGPLVSGSLKAFPNPARRRPISIAYTLTEPAHVEFHVLNTAGREVASFSRDARLAENLESWDPGSLPAGLYVVQVRIHGAKSEHDETLRVGVLK; translated from the coding sequence TTGCGCGGCCTCAAACGGTTCGTTCTCGCCGCCGCTCTGGGGTTGCTGGCCGCGCCCTCCGTGCGGGCGGACCAGCCCCTCACGATTCGCCGCTGGACCCCGGGCGATCCGCGCGTGCCGCGGGCGCTCGATCAGCGCGCTCGCGAGTCCGAGTCCGCGTTGCTCAAGCGGTCGCACGCGGTGCCGCACGTCATCTCCGAGCCGGGCGTGGACTGGTCGCCGTTCGCGTCGCGCCGGCTCGGCTGGCGGCCACCGGCCGCGATGATGCGCGACATCCGCAAGACCGGCGCGAGCCCGAGCGCTTCGCGGGCGGCGCTGGGCCCGCCCGACACCCTCACGGTGGCGGTGATTCGCATCGACTTCCTCCACGATCGCGGTGGCGCGGCCTCGACGGGTGACGGGCGCTTCAATCTCGATCCCGCCGACACGATCAACAATCCGGTGGATCGCCCTCCACACAACCGCACCTTCTACCGGAAGCATCTCGAGGCCCTGAGCCGCTACTACGACGTCATGACCTACGGGCGCGTGGTGGTGCGCGGCGAGGTCTGGCCGCGCAGCGAGAATCTGGCCTATTCGGTGACCGACATGGCGGACTTCGGGCCCTGGACCTTCAGCCAGGCTATCGAGGCGGCCGCGGTCCACATGTTCCGCACCTTCCTATTCGCGGCCGACTCCCAGGCCCACGCGATGAACGACACGATTCCCTGGAACTCGATCGATCGCGTGATCCTGATCCACGCGGGGAGCGACCTGCAGAGCGACGTCAAGCAGGACAGCAAGGAGGACATCCCCTCGTTCACGCTCGGCGTCGTCGACACCGACGTCGTGGTGTTCCCCGATTCGAGCAATCGCTTCCATCCCGTGACGCGCGCCAGCTTCGTTCCCGAGACCGAGAACCAGGACGGCTACTTCGGCGCCATCAACGGCGTGATCGCCCACGAGAGCGGCCACAACTTCTTCGGGTTCGTCGATCTCTACAACGTGGACACCGGCTTCCCGGCGGTCGGTTTCTGGAGCCTGATGGACAGCGGCAACCTGGTCGGGGCGCTGGTCAAGCAGGCGGATGGGGAGGAAATCTTCGCCACCGGCATGCTGCCGCCGAGCATCGACCCGTTCCATCGCTTCTTCGCCTCGGACGTCGTCGACTACACCGAGGCTCCCTACGGCGCCCCCGACAGCCTGATGGATTCCGAGCGTCATCCCGACTTCCGGCGCATCACGCTTTCGAGCGATGAATTCCTGGTGCTCGAGAACCGCCATCAGGCCTACGCCTACAGCGACACCGTCCACTTCGACATCGATGACACCACCGGCGTCGTGCTGGGCCCCAAGTTCCCCGACCGTTACGAGTACGACGCCCTGGCGCCGGGCGGGGGCATTCTGGTCTGGCACTTCGACGACAGCGTGATCACCTTCGAGAACTCGCTGCGACCCAATCCCGACTTCGGGATCAACACCAACCCGAATCGCCTGGGAGTGGGAGTGGTCGAAGCCGACGGGCTCGCCGACATCGGCGATCCCGGCTCGCCTTTCATCTTCGGCAGCTATCGCGATCCCTACTACGTCGGCAACAACGTGCTGCTCGACGACAACACCGCGCCCAATCTGCGGCCGCACATCGGCACGCGACCCCACCTGCGCGTCACCGTATCGGACACGCTGCTCGCCACCATGCGCTTCCGGACCGATCGGACCTGGCAGTTGCCCGGCTGGCCGGTGCAGTTCCCGGGTCACGAGTTCCCGATCGGCGGACCTCAGCTCCTCGCCGTGGACGCCGACGGCGACGGCAAGCTCGAAGTGTGCTGGGCCGGCGCCGATTCGATCAGCCCCGACAGCACCAGCCTGTTCGCGCTCCGCGCCGACGGCACGCCGCTTGGAACCTCGCCGGTCTTCGCCAGCCTCGACCGGCGGCCCTACCCGGTGATGGCGGCGATTCCCACCGGCGGTCCCAATCCCGAACAGGGACCGGCGCTGTTCGCGGCGACCACGATCGCCGATGGACCCGGCCCGAGCGCCGCGGGCGGGCAGCTCTGGGTAGTGGATCACTTCGGGCTCACCAGCGGCAGCAACTGGCCGGTGGCGCCGGCCAACAGCAGGCTCTCCACGCCGCCGGTTTTCGTCGGCGCCTACCCGAACGCCCAGGTGCTGGTGGGAGCGCGCGACGGCTACGTCTACGCCTACAATCTCGACGGCACGTTGTGGGGGCGGGGCGATGTGCCGCTGTCGGCGCCGGTCGCGGGACGGCTGGCGGCGACGATCGGCCCGCAGGGCGACTGGGTGGTGAGCGCCGGAGACTCCGCCGGCGCGGTCGCCGTCTATCAGCTCACCGCTGCCGGTTCGCCAGGGACGGGCTCGGTGACCCGCGTTCAGGGCTGGCCGGTGCAGGTCGCGGCGCGCGCCGAGTTCACGCCCGATTTCCTGTGGCTCGATCTCGATGGTGCGGGGGGCGCGTCCGGCGACCCGAGTGGCTGTGGTGCCGGAAGCCCCGAGCTCATCGTTCACGACGCCGACCGGCTGTGGGGCTATTGCCTGCTGGGACGAGCGCTTCCCGGTTGGGGCCGCTCGTTCGGAGACACACTCTCGCCGGGCCTCGGGGCCGGCGATCCCGACGGCGATGGACTTCCCGAGGTGCTGATCCAGACCCAGAGCTCGAAGATCGCGTTCGTGAACCTCACCGGCGCGCCCTCGCCGGGATGGCCCAAGCCGGGCTCGCCGGAGGGCGTGCTCGAGGACGACACGCTGCTCACCGGCAAGCACGAGAATCATCGCTTTCCCTCCCTGAGCCCGCCGCTGGCGATCGATCTCGACGGCAACGGCCGTCCCTCGGTGGTGGCGCTCAACACCAGCGGGGTGATCGCCGCGCTTCGCGCCGATGGCCATACGCCCGACGGCTGGCCGCTCGCCAGCGGATCCGGAGTCGCCGGCGCGCCGCTGGCGGCCGATCTCGATCGCGACGGCCACCTCGATCTGGTGGCGCCCGATCGCTTCGGCACGCTCTACGCCTACACGCTGCCGGTGGCGCCGAGCGCCGGCCCGGCCGACGCCTGGACCATGCTGGGCGGCGATCCCGAGCGCACCTGTCGCCTGCCGGCCGCGCGCACTTCGGTCGCGCTCGCACCGGCTGCCGGACCGCTGGTGTCGGGCTCGCTCAAGGCGTTCCCGAACCCGGCGCGCCGCCGGCCGATCTCGATCGCTTATACGCTCACCGAGCCCGCGCACGTCGAATTCCACGTGCTCAACACCGCCGGACGGGAGGTGGCTTCGTTCTCGCGCGACGCGCGTCTGGCCGAGAACCTCGAGAGCTGGGATCCGGGCTCGCTGCCGGCGGGGCTCTACGTGGTGCAGGTGAGGATTCACGGCGCGAAGAGCGAGCACGACGAGACGCTGCGCGTGGGAGTGCTCAAGTGA
- a CDS encoding PorV/PorQ family protein produces MLRLTLAALAGLLIASSAMAQGTGRSLDIQPGARQNGLGAAGVALADDATGVTWWNPAGLGFVEHSAVELTYAQLVPGLASDVNYNYLTFVHPIEGWGAYGVGIIFLSYGQSEGSDENGVSTGQFGSNEFSPSIYFGTRVLPDLSVGLALKYIRIQLAPSSQQGVGSTFGLDLASLYRIPSAHLSFGLNVQNLGPSVTFINEDQASPLSRNLKIGGAWEAYNKGPIGMLFVTDFNQSLVTTKFRTYDYGAELRIVEQLSGRIGWYSDPLGDISDLTYGIGVNWHSLALDFGAIPQAKNSGLDYVKKITLGYRF; encoded by the coding sequence ATGCTACGCTTGACTTTGGCAGCCCTGGCGGGATTGCTGATCGCCAGTTCGGCCATGGCGCAAGGGACCGGCCGATCCCTCGATATTCAGCCGGGGGCGAGGCAAAACGGCCTTGGCGCCGCAGGAGTTGCGCTGGCTGACGACGCCACCGGCGTTACCTGGTGGAACCCGGCAGGGCTCGGCTTCGTCGAGCACTCTGCGGTCGAGCTGACCTACGCGCAGCTGGTCCCCGGGCTCGCCAGCGACGTCAACTACAACTATCTCACCTTCGTGCACCCGATCGAGGGGTGGGGCGCCTACGGCGTCGGCATCATCTTCCTCTCCTACGGGCAAAGCGAAGGTTCCGACGAGAACGGCGTCTCGACCGGGCAGTTCGGCTCCAACGAGTTCTCACCCTCGATCTATTTCGGCACCCGCGTGCTTCCCGACCTGTCGGTGGGACTCGCGCTCAAGTACATCCGCATCCAGCTCGCTCCCAGCAGTCAGCAGGGCGTGGGCTCGACCTTCGGTCTCGACCTTGCCAGCCTCTACCGGATCCCCTCGGCACACCTGAGCTTCGGGCTCAATGTGCAGAACCTCGGGCCGAGCGTGACGTTCATCAACGAGGATCAGGCCAGTCCCCTGAGCCGCAATCTGAAGATCGGCGGCGCGTGGGAGGCGTACAACAAGGGGCCGATCGGCATGCTGTTCGTCACCGACTTCAATCAATCGCTGGTGACGACCAAGTTCCGCACCTATGACTACGGTGCCGAGCTGCGCATCGTCGAGCAGCTCTCCGGACGCATCGGCTGGTATTCCGATCCGCTGGGCGACATCAGCGACCTGACCTACGGGATCGGAGTCAACTGGCACAGCCTGGCACTCGATTTCGGCGCGATCCCCCAGGCGAAGAATTCCGGGCTGGACTACGTGAAGAAGATCACTTTGGGCTACCGCTTCTAG
- a CDS encoding NHL repeat-containing protein produces the protein MVAAMLLAGVARAGAPDSLATRPPPDTLLERRGLAAGVGPQLIEPSGLAVDAFGRLTVVDAGAPRISRYSADGAWLDETGALGSDLGELRRPSSAATLGTQGTAVLDGENRRIVVYDLFGRLNSTLVDLSAPALEDQVGGRIDAISIASDRGGALYVAEAGRDRILVFDFSGRYLRALGGYGSKPGSFRGIAGLSTAPRGQLLVTERGGARFQALDAGGRVVTAWELPLRPGRGLVPVAVDDSSRVAVADELSGTLWVFDRGGRVRALRRDLAGPRALAFAPDGALWVAEASGGRVRRLMLAARTDSTTAAGE, from the coding sequence ATGGTCGCGGCCATGCTGCTGGCGGGCGTGGCTCGAGCCGGTGCGCCCGACTCGCTCGCGACCCGGCCTCCGCCCGACACGCTCCTCGAGCGGCGCGGCCTGGCCGCCGGAGTGGGACCGCAGCTGATCGAGCCGAGCGGTCTCGCGGTCGACGCCTTCGGCCGGCTCACGGTGGTGGATGCGGGCGCGCCACGCATCTCCCGCTATTCGGCCGACGGCGCGTGGCTCGACGAGACCGGCGCGCTCGGCAGCGATCTCGGCGAGCTGCGGCGCCCGTCTTCGGCCGCGACCCTCGGCACCCAGGGAACCGCGGTACTGGACGGCGAGAACCGGCGCATCGTGGTCTACGACCTGTTCGGTCGATTGAATTCGACGCTGGTGGACCTGTCGGCGCCGGCGCTCGAGGATCAGGTCGGCGGGCGCATCGACGCGATCTCGATCGCCTCGGACCGAGGCGGGGCCCTGTACGTGGCCGAGGCCGGTCGCGATCGCATCCTGGTGTTCGATTTCTCGGGGCGCTACCTGCGCGCGCTCGGCGGATACGGAAGCAAGCCCGGCTCGTTCCGCGGCATCGCCGGCCTCAGCACCGCGCCGCGCGGTCAGCTGCTGGTGACCGAGCGCGGAGGGGCTCGCTTCCAGGCCCTCGATGCCGGCGGACGGGTAGTGACCGCCTGGGAGCTCCCGTTGCGGCCGGGGCGCGGGCTCGTCCCGGTGGCGGTCGATGATTCGTCGCGCGTCGCGGTCGCCGACGAGCTGAGCGGAACGCTCTGGGTGTTCGATCGCGGCGGCCGCGTGCGAGCGCTGCGCCGCGACCTGGCCGGACCTCGGGCGCTGGCGTTCGCTCCCGACGGCGCGCTGTGGGTGGCGGAGGCGTCCGGCGGTCGCGTGCGGCGCCTGATGCTGGCGGCTCGAACGGATTCGACGACCGCGGCGGGAGAGTAG